The Paenalcaligenes faecalis genome has a window encoding:
- a CDS encoding ABC transporter ATP-binding protein: protein MLELTNVSTHYGAIQALEKVSVRVNQGEIVTLIGANGAGKTTLLMTVCGSPRATAGSIRFEGKDITNEPTHMIMRNGIALSPEGRRVFPDLTVSENLKMGGFFLAKSEIEAGEDHVYELFPRLKERANQRAGTMSGGEQQMLAIGRALMTKPRLLLLDEPTLGLAPLIIAQIFEIIQTIRDEGVTVFLVEQNANKALQVADRAYVLETGKVVMEDTGTNLLSNDAVRKAYLGA, encoded by the coding sequence ATGCTAGAACTCACTAACGTAAGCACGCACTATGGCGCAATTCAAGCTCTAGAAAAAGTCAGTGTGCGGGTAAATCAAGGCGAGATTGTGACGTTGATTGGCGCCAATGGCGCAGGGAAAACCACGTTGCTGATGACAGTATGTGGCTCACCCAGAGCCACAGCAGGCTCTATACGTTTTGAGGGTAAAGACATCACGAATGAGCCTACGCACATGATTATGCGCAATGGCATCGCATTGTCTCCCGAAGGCCGTCGTGTTTTTCCTGATTTAACCGTATCTGAAAATTTAAAGATGGGCGGGTTTTTCTTAGCCAAATCCGAGATTGAAGCCGGGGAAGATCATGTATATGAGTTATTTCCTCGCCTCAAAGAACGAGCCAATCAACGAGCTGGCACGATGTCAGGGGGCGAACAACAAATGCTTGCTATTGGGCGAGCGCTAATGACGAAGCCGAGGTTATTGTTATTGGATGAGCCGACCTTAGGTTTAGCTCCACTCATTATTGCTCAGATTTTTGAAATTATTCAAACGATCCGAGATGAAGGGGTGACTGTATTTCTAGTAGAGCAAAATGCGAACAAGGCGTTACAAGTTGCAGATCGAGCTTATGTACTGGAAACTGGAAAAGTCGTGATGGAAGATACCGGAACCAATTTGCTCAGTAATGATGCGGTACGTAAGGCTTATTTAGGCGCTTAA
- a CDS encoding glutathione S-transferase family protein, translating to MKLYYLQGSCSLAIHVVLEWIGKPYASQAVSREELKQADFLALNPLGSAPAFVDEDLTLTQSTAILHYIAEKHPEANLLGESIQQRAEMRRWLGMLNSDVHRHIGLVFGVAGYAQNEACQQELQKNAKFKLHNFYAMLNQQMTGKSYLTGTRSIADAYLFVALRWAQRAQLDMSSFTALHEFFERMQQDTGVQAALRAEGLL from the coding sequence ATGAAACTCTATTACCTACAAGGCTCATGCTCTTTGGCGATTCATGTCGTCTTAGAGTGGATTGGTAAACCCTATGCATCGCAAGCCGTTAGCCGAGAAGAACTAAAACAAGCTGATTTTTTAGCTTTAAACCCATTGGGTTCTGCCCCAGCCTTTGTGGATGAAGACCTTACTCTGACGCAAAGTACCGCCATTTTGCACTATATTGCTGAAAAACACCCTGAAGCTAATTTATTGGGTGAAAGCATCCAACAACGAGCTGAAATGCGTCGTTGGCTAGGTATGTTAAATTCGGACGTGCATCGTCATATTGGTTTGGTGTTTGGGGTGGCTGGCTATGCTCAAAACGAGGCATGCCAACAAGAGCTACAAAAAAATGCAAAATTTAAGCTGCATAATTTTTATGCCATGCTAAATCAGCAAATGACGGGCAAAAGCTATTTAACGGGGACTCGTTCCATTGCCGATGCCTATTTATTTGTTGCGTTACGTTGGGCCCAACGTGCACAACTAGATATGTCTTCGTTTACCGCATTACACGAGTTCTTTGAACGTATGCAACAAGATACTGGCGTGCAAGCAGCATTACGCGCCGAAGGTCTGCTCTAA